The proteins below are encoded in one region of Triticum aestivum cultivar Chinese Spring chromosome 1B, IWGSC CS RefSeq v2.1, whole genome shotgun sequence:
- the LOC123088748 gene encoding uncharacterized protein, whose translation MSLHIRTHLAAADQRVTPIKIPPHEIRTKIFFMIYNMSTDNIEANGFEFNEVLMEQYYPWFAQYMVMQRVCIDPNFHDICLMFLHKVNSTVLYMEILKATYANCKMLLRSDVIKSCSGERTLLKNIGIWFGKSAIQWNQDPSTYVDGLIPLIVKAYRKGLMLAVVQFISKILEPCQPIISVGTMEILSLLAEIYTKPDLQLSLEYNIKVLFRNFDVDAEHTKTNYLLKDVKREVAGNQDFVVKDVVHVPTWLCPAFLDQEGEASMPLTQYITSLKPIMRTVKLVGEMRNHWFYWVVAEKAKSLMASIIRALHDLHEVNICPVQFCASNIVVTYYGRVKIRVACLKKTVSMVRKNYEDASNIIMDTLFADYKPTIIPKDVDHLFSLMKSPIATGTKYVIGTHASLIPLGNRFQFYLDMCDHITSVVDPELRSNIHGALDDPYGENWSVLLEYNILLKESFYRSGSSYNTKKGAIEFLRFYRNTLAHRMDKCKKLLQNVGDFRTLIYTKEDIEMILLVTYPMILPRMQEELQNHKRLKDLNLHNLNFK comes from the exons ATGTCATTACATATCCGCACACATTTAGCAGCAGCGGACCAAAGGGTTACACCCATTAAG ATTCCTCCACATGAAATTCGGACCAAGATCTTTTTCATGATTTACAATATGTCCACCGATAATATAGAAGCTAATGGATTCGAATTTAATGAAGTGTTGATGGAACAATATTATCCTTGGTTTGCACAGTACATGGTCATGCAAAG GGTATGCATCGACCCAAATTTTCATGACATATGTTTAATGTTCCTTCATAAAGTAAACTCGACAGTATTGTACATGGAAATACTGAAAGCTACATACGCGAACTGCAAG ATGTTATTACGATCCGATGTTATCAAATCTTGTTCAGGCGAACGCACCTTACTGAAAAATATAGGTATTTGGTTTGGAAAATCCGCCATTCAATGGAACCAAGACCCAAGCACTTATGTAGATGGCCTAATACCTCTTATAGTAAAG GCGTATCGGAAAGGGTTGATGCTTGCTGTAGTTCAATTCATTTCAAAG ATTCTTGAACCTTGCCAGCCAATTATTAGTGTTGGGACAATGGAGATTCTTAGTCTGCTTGCTGAGATCTATACAAAGCCAGACCTCCAACTTTCTCTGGAATATAACATAAAg GTCTTGTTTAGGAACTTTGACGTGGATGCAGAACATACCAAAACAAATTACCTTCTTAAAGATGTAAAACGTGAAGTTGCGGGAAATCAAGATTTTGTGGTGAAAGATGTTGTGCATGTACCAACATGGTTGTGTCCGGCTTTTCTTGATCAG GAAGGGGAGGCATCTATGCCACTCACCCAGTACATCACTAGTCTGAAACCAATCATGCGCACTGTCAAGCTTGTTGGTGAGATGAGAAACCATTGGTTTTATTGGGTGGTGGCGGAAAAGGCCAAGAGCCTCATGGCATCAATTATCAGAGCACTACACGATCTCCATGAAGTTAATATATGTCCTGTACAGTTTTGTGCATCAAACATTGTAGTGACATATTACGGGAGAGTGAAAATCAGAGTTGCATGTTTGAAGAAGACTGTTTCTATGGTGCGCAAAAACTATGAGGATGCCAGCAATATTATTATGGACACATTGTTTGCTGACTACAAGCCAACTATTATCCCCAAAGATGTAGATCATCTATTTTCGTTGATGAAGTCTCCCATTGCAACAGGTACGAAGTATGTGATAGGGACGCACGCTTCTCTTATTCCTCTTGGGAACAGGTTTCAATTCTATCTGGATATGTGCGACCATATTACATCTGTGGTGGACCCTGAACTTAGGTCAAATATTCATGGAGCTCTAGACGATCCCTATGGTGAGAACTGGTCAGTGTTGCTCGAATATAACATTTTGCTGAAGGAGTCATTCTACAGATCCGGGTCGTCATACAATACCAAAAAAGGAGCAATTGAATTTCTGAGGTTTTATAGGAACACGCTTGCACACAGAATGGATAAATGCAAGAAACTGTTGCAGAATGTTGGAGATTTCAGAACATTGATATACACTAAAGAGGATATTGAAATGATCTTACTGGTTACCTATCCGATGATCCTACCGAGAATGCAAGAAGAACTCCAGAATCATAAGCGACTGAAGGATTTGAATCTTCATAACCTGAACTTCAAGTAA